The bacterium sequence CATTGCCTCGGTAATGGCGCGGCGCGGCGCTTTTCCGCATAGTATAAGGGTTCCGTCAATATCGAAAAGAACTAATTTTTCTTGAGCCATCTTTTTTTTTACTTTCTATTCATAACTTTCAGCGCATATTGTTTGTGCGTCACGAGGATTTGAATTTCAAGATGAAATGAATCCGTTTCAATATCCCATGCATAGTTTTCATAGTTCTTATTTGTCTTTTCAAGCCGGTCCGGTTCTCCATAATATCTCTCCAAGCGGCTGCGCAGGGTGTCCAGATCGGTTTTCCCGGAAATGTAATTCATTAAAAAAAAGCGATCCTTTTCGTCGAATTCCAGGTAATATTCACGCGTCGTATCTTTGACTACGATAATTTTACCTTGGGTCTCCAGATTGGGAATGCCGGATATCTTTTTCCATGTCGTATCCTTTGATACCAGCGAATCAACAGCCGATGCAGGAGCCCCCCACTTAATCGATTTAAAACCGGTGAGGAACGGAGAACCTTCGACCACTTGTCTCTTTGAACGGCATGCCACAGCAAGGCTTAGTATCGTTATGAATAACACTACCCGTTTCATCTTCTACATTCTAATTTTTGACTCCCGGCATTTTGTTTGACGACAGTATCTCGTCCTTACGCTGCATAAGATAATCGTATGCGGCCTGGTATTCGTTCGGAATAATTCCGTCAAGTATCGCTTCTTCGATCATTTTTTTGAGCATACCGACTTTTTTCCCGGGCGGCAGATCAAACAACGCCATGATCTCATCTCCGCGTATGGGCGGCTGAAAGGCTCTTAGCCTGTCCTTTTCCTCAACTTCTCGGACGCGTTGCAGAACATGCTCAAAATTGGCCAAATGTTTTTTTGCGCGGTCCTTATTACCGGACGTAATATCAGCCCGGCACAATGTGAGCAATTCGTCAATATTTTCACCGCCGTCAAAGATCAGGCGCCGAATTGCGCTGTCCGTCACGGCTTCATCAACAAGCTGGATCGGCCGCATATGCAGTTATACAATTTTCGAAACATATAAATAAAAATCGTTGGGCAATTTGAATTTTTTCCCGATGCCCTTCACCATACGTGACCCCACTTCTTCATGCCCGTAAAAAGTCCAGCCGATGCCTTCAACAAATTTCTTGGTTCTGGGTTTTGCAATATCATGGAACAATGCCGCAAAGCGCAGGCGGATATCTTCCGTCATTTCGGAAATATTGTCCACCACTTTCAGCGTATGTTTGA is a genomic window containing:
- a CDS encoding HD domain-containing protein, whose amino-acid sequence is SRISIISQERITDEFLKILAGPKPSTGLQLLNDTGLLQHILPELVALNGVEQQQGFLHKDVFKHTLKVVDNISEMTEDIRLRFAALFHDIAKPRTKKFVEGIGWTFYGHEEVGSRMVKGIGKKFKLPNDFYLYVSKIV